A region from the Lolium perenne isolate Kyuss_39 chromosome 4, Kyuss_2.0, whole genome shotgun sequence genome encodes:
- the LOC127295831 gene encoding probable protein phosphatase 2C 32, which yields MSCSVAIPSSPVFSPSRRPLSCKAASASPDSASVSSPAPPPSAAGSPLRPFSLLRAQIREEASPTPQKAGSAAPAGSVLKRRRPAPLLVPVDGAAVAAAAAAAVAAVESDPSNEVEEAGDEFAAYCRRGRGRRRVEMEDRHVAKLALGGDPDVALFAVFDGHGGKNAAEFAAENMPKFMAEEMNKVHGSDSAEIEGAVKTSYLKTDEEFLKREESGGACCVTALLHKGGLTVSNTGDCRAVLSREGKAEALTSDHRAARDDERQRIENLGGFVVNYRGTWRVQGSLAVSRGLGDAHLKQWVVADPDSRTLLVDPECEFLLLASDGLWDKVDNQEAVDIARPHCIGSDKASRVDACRRLVETAVSRGSTDDISVLIIQLQKFAASS from the exons ATGTCCTGCTCGGTCGCCATCCCCAGCTCGCCGGTCTTCTCCCCGTCGCGCCGCCCGCTCTCCTGCAAGGCCGCCTCCGCCTCGCCCGACTCCGCCTCCGTCTcctcgcccgcgccgccgccctccgCCGCCGGCTCGCCGCTCCGCCCCTTCTCGCTGCTGCGCGCACAGATCCGGGAGGAGGCCTCCCCGACGCCTCAGAAGGCCGGCTCTGCCGCCCCCGCCGGCTCGGTGCTGAAGAGGCGGCGCCCGGCGCCGCTCTTGGTGCCGGTGGACGGCGCGGCGGTCGCTGCTGCCGCTGCGGCGGCTGTGGCCGCCGTCGAGTCGGATCCGAGCAACGAGGTGGAGGAGGCGGGGGATGAGTTCGCCGCCTACTGCCGCAGGGGAAGGGGGAGGAGAAGGGTGGAGATGGAGGACCGGCATGTCGCCAAGCTCGCGCTAGGCGGTGACCCCGATGTG GCGCTGTTCGCTGTCTTCGACGGCCACGGCGGGAAGAACGCCGCGGAGTTCGCCGCGgagaacatgcccaagttcatggCAGAGGAGATGAACAAGGTTCACGGCAGTGACAGCGCCGAAATCGAGGGCGCTGTGAAGACGAGTTACCTCAAGACGGACGAGGAGTTCCTCAAGAGGGAGGAGAGCGGAGGTGCATGCTGCGTCACCGCATTGCTGCACAAGGGCGGCCTCACCGTGTCCAACACAGGGGACTGCCGCGCCGTCCTCAGCCGGGAAGGAAAGGCGGAGGCGCTCACCTCCGACCACCGGGCCGCGCGCGACGACGAGAGGCAGAGGATCGAGAACCTG GGCGGATTCGTGGTGAACTACCGAGGAACATGGCGGGTGCAGGGCTCCCTGGCGGTGTCAAGAGGCCTCGGCGACGCGCACCTCAAACAGTGGGTGGTCGCCGATCCAGACAGCAGGACACTCCTCGTCGACCCGGAGTGTGAGTTCTTGTTGCTCGCCTCCGACGGCCTGTGGGACAAGGTGGATAACCAGGAAGCCGTAGACATCGCCAGGCCTCACTGCATCGGCAGCGACAAGGCTTCTCGCGTCGATGCGTGCAGGAGGCTTGTTGAGACCGCGGTTTCCAGGGGCTCTACCGACGACATCAGCGTTCTGATCATACAATTGCAGAAGTTCGCAGCTTCTTCTTAA